The following proteins come from a genomic window of Mycobacterium sp. DL:
- a CDS encoding tyrosine-type recombinase/integrase yields the protein MDDEAELRAVAGLDVPKVGAVQRGESGSLPWRLVDGSGAGVVHVNLWLADLDACDNSAATLRAYAYDLLSWTRFLDAVQVCWVSATRSEVRDWVRWYRGRANPQRRRGSSPESHRPAPGSVNERTGKPYLDSSYARSSINRRLSALSSFYQFALEADMGPLINPVPKSRRDISRVDAHRQHFDGPLRHEQKRAPYRQKVAERAPRALSVDLYEEVFTSLRTNRDRAVVATAISSGLRASELLSMRRGLLHAADQTAEIIPKGGNGSRVLVRISPTAFLWIARYLAERPVGPPDEPVWMTVRGCRRPLTYWAMRQVLERSNALLGSNVTMHDFRHTFCMRLAQDENMTIAEMQELMRHASIASTTRYLRPSLTELIDKLDQHWHKPPSPPPAPAKGYAAEDLQVLFGRTF from the coding sequence ATGGATGACGAAGCCGAGTTACGAGCTGTCGCGGGTCTCGACGTTCCGAAGGTCGGCGCGGTTCAGCGCGGAGAGTCGGGCTCGTTGCCATGGCGTTTGGTCGATGGATCGGGTGCAGGAGTCGTCCATGTCAATCTGTGGCTTGCCGATCTCGACGCTTGCGACAACTCGGCGGCGACGCTTCGCGCCTATGCGTATGACCTGCTGAGCTGGACTCGCTTCCTTGACGCAGTGCAGGTTTGCTGGGTTAGTGCGACGCGAAGTGAAGTGCGTGATTGGGTTCGGTGGTACCGGGGTCGGGCGAATCCTCAACGTCGCCGTGGATCGAGCCCGGAGAGTCACCGGCCCGCGCCGGGCTCTGTAAATGAGCGGACCGGTAAGCCCTACCTTGACTCGTCCTACGCTCGTTCGTCGATCAATCGCCGGCTGTCGGCGCTTAGCAGCTTCTACCAGTTCGCTCTCGAGGCGGATATGGGGCCGTTGATCAACCCGGTTCCGAAATCGCGTCGGGATATCAGTCGAGTTGATGCACATCGCCAACATTTCGACGGTCCGCTCCGACATGAGCAGAAGCGCGCGCCGTATCGGCAGAAGGTGGCTGAGCGAGCGCCACGCGCGCTCAGCGTGGACCTCTACGAGGAGGTGTTCACCTCGCTGAGAACCAATCGGGACCGTGCCGTTGTGGCTACCGCAATCTCTTCGGGCTTACGAGCCAGTGAGTTGCTCAGCATGCGGCGGGGTTTGCTTCACGCGGCGGACCAGACCGCGGAGATCATTCCGAAGGGCGGCAATGGAAGTCGTGTACTCGTTCGCATCAGTCCAACCGCCTTTCTTTGGATTGCCCGATATTTGGCCGAGCGCCCGGTGGGGCCTCCAGACGAGCCGGTATGGATGACGGTCCGCGGTTGCCGACGACCGCTGACGTACTGGGCCATGCGACAAGTCCTCGAGCGCAGCAACGCGCTGCTGGGCTCCAATGTGACCATGCACGACTTCCGCCACACTTTCTGCATGCGGCTCGCGCAAGACGAGAACATGACAATCGCGGAGATGCAGGAGCTGATGCGCCACGCGTCGATCGCCAGCACGACCCGTTACCTGCGGCCCAGCCTCACCGAACTCATCGACAAACTCGACCAGCACTGGCACAAGCCCCCCTCGCCTCCACCCGCGCCAGCGAAGGGCTACGCGGCAGAAGACCTCCAGGTGCTCTTCGGTCGGACCTTCTGA
- a CDS encoding excalibur calcium-binding domain-containing protein, which translates to MPSSSAYYENCAAARRAGAAPLLAGQLGYRSGLDGDGDGVACE; encoded by the coding sequence ATGCCCTCCTCGAGCGCCTACTACGAGAACTGCGCGGCCGCGCGCAGGGCCGGCGCCGCGCCGCTGCTGGCGGGACAGCTGGGATACAGATCAGGTCTCGACGGAGACGGTGACGGCGTCGCCTGCGAGTAG